In Prionailurus viverrinus isolate Anna chromosome C2, UM_Priviv_1.0, whole genome shotgun sequence, one DNA window encodes the following:
- the LOC125175658 gene encoding cytochrome c oxidase copper chaperone — MPGLAAASPAPAESQEKKPLKPCCACPETKKARDACIIEKGEEHCGHLIEAHKECMRALGFKI, encoded by the exons ATGCCAGGTCTGGCGGCCGCAAGCCCTGCCCCGGCTGAGTCACAGGAGAAGAAGCCTCTGAAGCCCTGCTGCGCCTGTCCGGAGACCAAGAAGGCGCGCGATGCTTG caTCATTGAGAAAGGAGAAGAGCACTGTGGACACCTAATTGAGGCCCACAAGGAATGCATGAGAGCCCTAGGATTTAAGATATGA